From one Thalassobaculum sp. OXR-137 genomic stretch:
- a CDS encoding SDR family oxidoreductase — MSDTDFTGQAVLITGGASGIGFAAAQAFAKRGARIAIADLNQDTAQAQAATLGDGHIGLGGDVSTEATADRLVSSTMDAFGRLDVLINCAGMSDTFLDTIDQTADHWQRLIDVHLTGTFVMSKRAAREMIAAGYGVIINISSIAGILALPRRNAYTAAKHGIVGLTRNLACEWAQKGLRVNAIAPGYIRTPLVQNLIDQGKIDEKKIRRRTPLGEMLPPSAIADAMIFLASPLARTVTGVNLPVDGGYTVYGGMVDAAEIEE, encoded by the coding sequence ATGTCCGATACGGATTTCACCGGTCAGGCTGTGCTCATCACCGGCGGGGCGAGCGGGATCGGCTTCGCCGCCGCCCAGGCCTTCGCCAAACGCGGCGCGCGGATCGCCATCGCCGACCTCAACCAGGACACCGCACAGGCCCAGGCGGCGACCCTCGGCGACGGCCATATCGGCCTCGGCGGCGACGTCTCCACCGAGGCGACGGCCGACCGGCTGGTCTCGAGCACCATGGACGCCTTCGGCCGGCTCGACGTGCTGATCAACTGTGCCGGCATGTCCGACACCTTTCTCGACACCATCGACCAGACCGCCGACCACTGGCAGCGGCTGATCGACGTGCACTTGACCGGCACCTTCGTCATGTCGAAGCGGGCCGCGCGGGAGATGATCGCCGCCGGGTATGGGGTGATCATCAACATCTCCTCCATCGCCGGCATCCTCGCCCTGCCGCGGCGCAACGCCTATACGGCGGCGAAGCACGGCATCGTCGGCCTGACCCGCAACCTTGCCTGCGAATGGGCGCAGAAGGGCCTCCGGGTCAACGCCATCGCCCCCGGCTATATCCGCACGCCGCTGGTCCAGAACCTGATCGACCAGGGAAAGATCGACGAGAAGAAGATCCGCCGCCGGACCCCGCTGGGCGAGATGCTGCCGCCGAGCGCCATCGCCGACGCCATGATCTTCCTCGCCTCGCCGCTCGCCCGCACGGTGACCGGGGTGAACCTGCCGGTGGATGGCGGCTACACGGTCTATGGCGGCATGGTCGATGCCGCCGAGATCGAGGAGTGA
- a CDS encoding DMT family transporter → MSTGRPPLAVMTAAFTGVQVGLSIVASRVAVDDLGPTVLALFRYTIGASMILPLAVHLGWRRIPLRDLWVIAALGIGQFGILVALLNLAVVHISAGLGSLMFATMPVQTVLISALLGRQALTLRRLAGAVLTTLGVAAALSDRLIGEAGGAGLWIGIAAALASAFTGAVCSVLYRPYLTRYPTVQVSGLAMGASVLFLAALSPFDGPPIGWDALGAAPWGIVAFIGILSGIGYITWLYSLREMAATEVTLFLALAPITASALGALLLDETLGLGLFAGLALVILGMRLALSQASSSP, encoded by the coding sequence ATGAGCACGGGGCGTCCGCCCCTCGCGGTCATGACCGCGGCCTTCACGGGGGTGCAGGTCGGTCTCTCGATCGTCGCCAGTCGGGTGGCGGTCGACGATCTCGGGCCCACGGTGCTGGCGCTGTTCCGATACACTATAGGCGCCTCCATGATCCTGCCGTTGGCGGTGCATCTCGGCTGGCGCCGGATCCCGCTGCGCGATCTCTGGGTCATCGCCGCTCTCGGCATCGGCCAGTTCGGCATTCTGGTCGCCCTGCTGAATCTGGCGGTGGTGCATATCTCCGCCGGCCTGGGCAGCCTGATGTTCGCCACCATGCCGGTGCAGACGGTGCTGATCTCGGCTCTGCTCGGCCGTCAGGCGCTGACCTTGCGCCGGCTGGCCGGTGCCGTCCTGACCACCCTGGGGGTGGCGGCGGCGCTGAGCGACCGGCTGATCGGCGAGGCGGGAGGGGCGGGCTTGTGGATCGGCATCGCCGCCGCCCTGGCCAGCGCCTTCACCGGCGCGGTGTGCTCGGTGCTCTACCGGCCCTACCTGACCCGCTATCCCACGGTGCAGGTCAGCGGCCTCGCCATGGGGGCGTCGGTGCTGTTCCTGGCCGCACTGTCGCCCTTCGACGGTCCGCCGATCGGCTGGGACGCCCTGGGCGCCGCCCCCTGGGGGATCGTCGCCTTCATCGGCATCTTGAGCGGTATCGGCTACATCACCTGGCTGTATTCCCTGCGCGAGATGGCGGCGACCGAAGTCACCCTGTTCCTGGCGCTGGCGCCGATCACCGCGTCGGCCCTGGGTGCGCTGCTGCTGGACGAGACCCTGGGCCTCGGCCTGTTCGCCGGGCTGGCGCTGGTGATCCTGGGCATGCGGCTGGCACTGTCTCAAGCGTCCTCCTCTCCTTAA
- a CDS encoding helix-turn-helix domain-containing GNAT family N-acetyltransferase: protein MIDPAATLAPEVAAFRQFSRFYTAYIGALGPDHQGSAVSLTEMRVLYELAHRDGPTAKEISADIRVDPGYVSRLLKGFRAKGWVATTPDADDGRVRRLSLTEAGRAAFTPMYDRANVVAAEALAELAPADRDRLLSAMGRIRAILDPQAAPGEPYLLRPHRPGDMGQVIAAHGRLYAAEYGFDMSFEALVARIAADFIDKFDPARHCCWIAERDGEMVGSVFVVDADETTAKLRMLFVDERARGLGIGKRLTEEAMRFARSTGYTRMTLWTNDILTAAREIYRKAGFECVAAEPMNAFGATMVAETWERDL from the coding sequence ATGATCGATCCAGCCGCCACCCTCGCCCCCGAAGTCGCCGCGTTCCGCCAGTTCAGCCGGTTCTACACCGCCTATATCGGCGCCCTCGGACCGGATCATCAGGGCAGTGCCGTCTCGCTGACCGAGATGCGGGTGCTCTACGAGCTGGCCCATCGCGACGGCCCCACCGCCAAGGAGATCAGCGCCGACATCCGGGTCGATCCGGGCTATGTCAGCCGCCTGCTCAAGGGTTTCCGGGCCAAGGGCTGGGTGGCCACGACCCCGGACGCCGACGATGGACGGGTCCGGCGCCTGTCGCTGACCGAGGCCGGCCGGGCCGCCTTCACGCCGATGTACGACCGCGCCAATGTGGTGGCGGCAGAGGCGCTGGCCGAGCTGGCACCGGCCGACCGCGACCGGCTGCTATCGGCCATGGGCAGGATCCGCGCGATCCTCGATCCCCAGGCGGCCCCGGGCGAGCCCTATCTGCTGCGGCCGCACCGGCCGGGCGACATGGGCCAGGTGATCGCCGCCCATGGCCGGCTCTATGCCGCCGAATACGGGTTCGACATGAGCTTCGAGGCGCTGGTCGCCCGGATCGCCGCCGATTTCATCGACAAATTCGACCCGGCCCGCCATTGCTGCTGGATCGCCGAGCGTGACGGCGAGATGGTCGGCTCAGTCTTCGTGGTCGATGCGGACGAGACCACCGCCAAGCTGCGCATGCTGTTCGTGGACGAGCGGGCGCGCGGCCTCGGCATCGGCAAGCGGCTGACCGAGGAGGCGATGCGCTTCGCCCGCTCCACCGGCTATACCCGCATGACCCTGTGGACCAACGACATCCTCACCGCCGCCCGCGAGATCTACCGCAAGGCCGGGTTCGAGTGCGTCGCCGCCGAGCCGATGAACGCCTTCGGCGCGACCATGGTGGCCGAGACCTGGGAACGCGACCTGTGA
- a CDS encoding altronate dehydratase family protein, translating into MSASSDAKRLTVRLSKADNVITARFDLTPGVELSGEGVATKSAIPAGHKIATQPIAAGEPIRKYDQIIGFATEAIEPGAHVHVHNVEMKDFERDYAFGADVKPTAYFNNSEQATFQGFKRDSGRIGTRNYIGVLTSVNCSATAAKYIAEAITPQVLEQYPNVDGVVALTHSTGCGMAGDGEGYANLQRVLWGMARHPNFAGVLMVGLGCEVNQIDFLLEAYGIKRGDGFQTMNIQDAGGLRKTVDWGAGMIKEMLPKANEAGRSTCPASELTLALQCGGSDAYSGMTANPALGEAANLLVRHGGTAVLAETPEIYGAEHLLTRRAVSREVGEKLVERIKWWEDYTARNGGEMNNNPSPGNKRGGLTTILEKSLGAAAKGGTTNLTGVYKYGETIDAKGFVFMDSPGYDPCSITGEVASGSNIVAFTTGRGSVYGCKPAPSLKLATNTPMYTRMSDDMDINCGEVLDEGISIEEMGQRIFDRLLDVASGSPTKSEAQGMGDNEFIPWQIGAVM; encoded by the coding sequence ATGTCCGCCTCTTCGGACGCCAAACGCCTGACCGTGCGCCTGAGCAAGGCCGACAACGTCATCACCGCCCGATTCGACCTGACCCCCGGCGTGGAGCTGTCCGGCGAAGGCGTGGCCACGAAATCCGCAATCCCCGCCGGACACAAGATCGCCACCCAGCCGATCGCGGCGGGCGAGCCGATCCGCAAGTACGACCAGATCATCGGCTTCGCCACCGAGGCGATCGAGCCCGGCGCCCATGTCCATGTGCACAACGTCGAGATGAAGGACTTCGAGCGCGACTACGCGTTCGGCGCCGACGTGAAGCCGACCGCCTATTTCAACAACAGCGAACAGGCGACCTTCCAGGGCTTCAAGCGCGACAGCGGCCGCATCGGCACCCGCAACTATATCGGCGTGCTGACCAGCGTGAACTGCTCGGCCACCGCGGCGAAATACATCGCCGAGGCGATCACCCCGCAGGTCCTGGAGCAGTATCCGAATGTCGACGGCGTCGTGGCGCTGACCCACTCCACCGGCTGCGGCATGGCGGGAGACGGCGAGGGCTACGCCAATCTGCAGCGCGTCTTGTGGGGGATGGCGCGGCATCCGAACTTCGCCGGCGTGCTGATGGTCGGGCTCGGCTGCGAGGTCAACCAGATCGACTTTCTGCTTGAGGCCTACGGCATCAAGCGGGGCGACGGCTTCCAGACGATGAACATCCAGGATGCCGGCGGCCTGCGGAAGACCGTCGACTGGGGTGCGGGCATGATCAAGGAGATGCTGCCCAAGGCGAACGAGGCCGGCCGCAGCACCTGCCCGGCGAGCGAGCTGACCCTGGCCCTACAATGCGGCGGGTCGGACGCCTATTCCGGCATGACCGCCAACCCGGCCCTCGGCGAGGCGGCGAACCTGCTGGTCCGTCACGGCGGCACCGCGGTGCTGGCCGAGACGCCGGAGATCTACGGGGCGGAGCACCTGCTCACCCGCCGCGCGGTCAGCCGCGAGGTCGGCGAGAAGCTGGTGGAGCGCATCAAGTGGTGGGAGGATTACACCGCGCGCAACGGCGGCGAGATGAACAACAACCCCTCCCCCGGCAACAAGCGCGGCGGCCTGACCACCATCCTGGAGAAGTCGCTGGGCGCGGCGGCCAAGGGCGGCACCACCAACCTGACCGGCGTGTACAAATACGGCGAGACGATCGACGCCAAGGGTTTCGTCTTCATGGACAGCCCCGGCTACGACCCGTGCTCGATCACCGGCGAGGTGGCCAGCGGCTCCAACATCGTCGCCTTCACCACCGGCCGCGGCTCGGTCTACGGCTGCAAGCCGGCACCGTCCCTGAAGCTCGCCACCAACACGCCGATGTACACCCGCATGTCCGACGACATGGACATCAACTGCGGCGAGGTGCTGGACGAGGGCATCTCCATCGAGGAGATGGGCCAGCGGATCTTCGACCGGCTGCTGGACGTGGCGTCCGGGTCGCCGACCAAGTCGGAGGCCCAGGGCATGGGCGACAACGAGTTCATCCCGTGGCAGATCGGCGCGGTGATGTGA
- a CDS encoding NUDIX domain-containing protein has product MSGSFTDSYLGQLRKIIGPRPVLMPGARVIVENADGEVLLIRRGDFKLWGWPAGSAEMGQTIEDTARAELEEETGLAARSLVPVGFASDPVEDRVEYPHGDVLYAFSMIFHATEWDGDLRADGHESLDVRFFPQDALPEDRTRPVLRTLEALQRYKASGGVFQLI; this is encoded by the coding sequence ATGAGCGGATCCTTCACCGACAGCTATCTCGGTCAACTCCGCAAGATCATCGGCCCGCGCCCGGTCCTGATGCCGGGCGCGCGGGTGATCGTCGAGAACGCGGACGGCGAGGTGCTGCTGATCCGCCGCGGCGATTTCAAGCTCTGGGGCTGGCCTGCCGGTTCGGCCGAGATGGGTCAGACGATCGAGGACACCGCCCGCGCGGAGCTGGAAGAGGAGACCGGCCTCGCCGCCCGAAGCCTGGTGCCGGTGGGCTTCGCCAGCGATCCGGTGGAGGATCGGGTGGAGTACCCCCATGGCGACGTGCTCTACGCCTTCTCCATGATCTTCCACGCGACCGAGTGGGACGGGGATCTGCGGGCCGATGGGCACGAGAGCCTGGACGTCCGGTTCTTCCCCCAGGATGCGCTGCCGGAAGACCGCACGAGGCCAGTGCTGCGGACCCTGGAGGCGTTGCAGCGCTACAAGGCGAGCGGCGGGGTGTTTCAGTTGATTTAG